The genomic window GCTGCAGGTACTGCTGCATCGCTACCCGCCATAAGCTCTTCGCCTGTTTGCTCACTGGGCAACTGTTGCACACCAACAAGCACCCCCACCGCAACGGCGGCAGCAATACTCGCTTTACCCATTCCCTCGAGCCAAGTTTTAACTTTACTAGTGCTAGCCACACTGGGGGCTGGCTCATCAGCGATAGCTGCCATTACACCGGCAGAAATATCAATGGAAGGCGCAACATCTTTATCGTTACGCATTACCGCACCTATTAACTGGTAGCGACGCCAAGTTTCTCTTAACTCATCGTCGGCTGCGCTTTGCTTTAGCACTCTACGCAAATCCAACTCATTGCTTTCGCCATCAACTAATGCTGATAGGGACTCGTTGAGGCTATGTTTTTGGCTTTCAGTCATACACTCGCTACCTGTATAAGCGCTGTGCTAATAGTTTAGCTGTAATTATGTTTTCAGAGACTACCAAGCACGAATAAGTATTTGTGCTTTTGGCAATGCCTGCCTGCTAAGTAAGACAACCCAGTTCACACTGTAGTTCCCTAGAAGTGACAATTTTCACAAAAAAATCACATTTCGCCGCCAGCGACACAATACAAGCGTCACAGCAATGGTGCAATTTCTTTATCAATGGCTTCCCGAGCGCGAAAAATACGCGACCGAACCGTACCCACAGGGCAACTCATTACTTCGGCAATTTCTTCGTAACTTAGCCCTTCCATCTCCCTCAGAGTCACTGCAGTACGCAAATCCTCTGGCAGAGCTTTGATAGCATTATTTACTACTGTCTCCAGCTGATCGCGCATTGCATGGTTTTCTGGAGTATCCACATCTTTAAGGCTGTCGCTGCCCGAATAAAACTCGGCATCTTCTACATCTACATCACTCGATGGCGGCCTCCGCCCGCGAGATACTAAATAGTTTTTTGCTGTATTAATAGCAATGCGGTAGATCCACGTATAAAACGCGCTATCGCCACGGAAATTGCCAATAGCACGATAAGCCTTAATAAAAGCTTCCTGTGCAACATCGTGGATCTCAGCGTTATCTTTAATGTAACGGCTAATAATCGATAAAATCTTGTGCTGATATTTAATAACAAGCATGTCAAAAGCGCGTTTATCGCCCTTCTGCACACGCAACACAAGTTGATGATCTGAATCCTGCGCAGTTTGCGCTGTCATTTACTACTCCCCAATTATTCGCCAATTTATGGCGACAATAGCGATACGGCGAATAGCCCAATATCGTTTTACCCTATTCTCACAGCCCATGCCCTATAGCTGTGAGATATTTGTATTAGTACTCATTGCAAAAGTTAGTTTGGCGTATTGTGCCTTTACATTAATGGCCACACTGGGCGCAGTTTAATTAGCTGCTTAAAAAAGTGCAGTAATGTACCCGTTTTCTGTTATTTGTAACACAAAAGACTCGGCATGGCGCAAAAAGTTCAATCTAAAAGCGCGTATAGTATACCCAATTACTTGCTCCAGACGCCGCAAAATCAACAACTTAGCGCGGGTACCTACGACGCGATATAAGGAATTACTTTAATAAGTATCATTATTTGTTCATAATTCCGGCAAACGCCCTAACCACATGAAGTATCAGGACCGTAAGTGAAAAAAGCCAAACCCTCTCGCAAAACGCTCGCCCACCCCTCCCAAACACACAATGTCGATGTACTTGTTATAGGTAGCGGTGCTGCAGGCTTAACCCTTGCACTCAATCTTGCTGGGCATTGTAAAGTTGCCGTACTCAGTAAAGGCAACCTGCGTGCAGGCTCAACCTGGTACGCACAAGGCGGTATTGCTGCAGTTTTAGATAATAACGACAGTGTTGAATCTCATGTTAAAGACACACTCGTTGCGGGCGCAGGCCTTTGTCATGAAGACGCCGTAGACTTTACCGTTAGAAACAGCAAAAGCGCGATTGAATGGCTAATCAACCTCGGCGTTAACTTTACCCGTAATGAAGATTCCGAAAACTACCACCTAACCCGTGAGGGTGGCCACAGCCACAGACGAATCATTCACAGTGCTGATGCAACAGGTAAAGCCGTGCACACTACCCTGCTCGAGTCTGCGCAGGTTGCCAAAGGTGTGGAGCTATTTGAAAACTACATTGCACTGGACCTCATTCGACAACCAGACCCAAACAGCAAACGCTTGCGCTGCACGGGGGCCTATGTATTTAACCGCCACCAAGACCGAGTGGAACTGTTTAATGCAAAAGCCGTGGTCTTGGCCACAGGTGGTGCAAGTAAGGTGTACCTCTATACCAGTAACCCAGACAGCGCTACCGGCGACGGAATAGCCATGGCGTGGCGTGCAGGCTGCCGAGTGGCCAATATGGAATTTAATCAGTTCCACCCCACTTGCCTTTACCACCCCAAGGCCAAAACCTTCCTTATTACCGAAGCATTGCGCGGCGAAGGGGCTAAATTGAGATTGCCCGACGGGTCGCAGTTTATGCACAACTTCCATTCGCTGGGCGAATTAGCACCTAGGGATGTCGTAGCTCGCGCAATTGACCATGAGATGAAACGCCTAGGTAGCGATTGCCTGTATTTGGATATTAGCCATCGCACACCAGAGTTTATCGAATCTCACTTCCCTACCGTGCGAGAAAAGTGCTTAGAATTTGGGATAGATATCACCAAGGAGCCAATACCTGTTGTACCAGCCGCGCACTATACCTGCGGTGGCGTTGTGGTGAACAACAAAGGCCAAACCGATTTACTTAACCTTTACGCAATAGGTGAAACCTCATTCACAGGCCTGCACGGCGCTAATCGCATGGCGAGCAATTCGCTACTAGAGTGCATTGTATACGCCCGCTCTGCATCCGAATCGATACTCGCCACTTTAAATAACATTGCCCCACCGCAGGCTTCACCACAATGGGATGAATCGCGGGTAACCAACTCCGATGAAGACGTTGTGATTTCGCACAACTGGGATGAATTGCGCCGCTTTATGTGGGATTACGTGGGCATTGTTCGCACCCACAAACGCTTAGAGCGCGCAACTCATCGCATTAAGCTTTTGCAAAAAGAAATTAACGATTACTACTCTAACTACAAAGTAAGTAACGATTTAATCGAACTGCGCAACCTCGCCGTCGCTGCCGAGCTGATTATTCGCTCAGCCATTCAACGCAGAGAAAGCCGAGGACTACATTATTCCTTGGATTACCCCGAACTATCCCCCATCGCTCAAGATACCATCCTCGTACCCATGAACTACGCGGCACAAAACATTATTGTTCACGCCCCTACACAATAAACAGGTAACCCTAGTATTCGCTCAACTGGAAGTAATTTTTTTACTCGGTTGGGCGATGCACTTCTGCAAGCGCCCTGTTGTTATAGCTACAAATAATGGTCGCAATGGTGACTCGCCTGCCATTTTATTAGCAACAATCGAATCGGGTAATACAATGA from Saccharophagus degradans 2-40 includes these protein-coding regions:
- a CDS encoding sigma-E factor negative regulatory protein translates to MTESQKHSLNESLSALVDGESNELDLRRVLKQSAADDELRETWRRYQLIGAVMRNDKDVAPSIDISAGVMAAIADEPAPSVASTSKVKTWLEGMGKASIAAAVAVGVLVGVQQLPSEQTGEELMAGSDAAVPAAVNANVPDWFQSQPLSARTVSGAGETHSAPAAYASYPRGSELPSVNISRLSSDPELEAYLNRMLEKHAQKAAAENGIKMVPLARASSVEGE
- the rpoE gene encoding RNA polymerase sigma factor RpoE — translated: MTAQTAQDSDHQLVLRVQKGDKRAFDMLVIKYQHKILSIISRYIKDNAEIHDVAQEAFIKAYRAIGNFRGDSAFYTWIYRIAINTAKNYLVSRGRRPPSSDVDVEDAEFYSGSDSLKDVDTPENHAMRDQLETVVNNAIKALPEDLRTAVTLREMEGLSYEEIAEVMSCPVGTVRSRIFRAREAIDKEIAPLL
- the nadB gene encoding L-aspartate oxidase encodes the protein MKKAKPSRKTLAHPSQTHNVDVLVIGSGAAGLTLALNLAGHCKVAVLSKGNLRAGSTWYAQGGIAAVLDNNDSVESHVKDTLVAGAGLCHEDAVDFTVRNSKSAIEWLINLGVNFTRNEDSENYHLTREGGHSHRRIIHSADATGKAVHTTLLESAQVAKGVELFENYIALDLIRQPDPNSKRLRCTGAYVFNRHQDRVELFNAKAVVLATGGASKVYLYTSNPDSATGDGIAMAWRAGCRVANMEFNQFHPTCLYHPKAKTFLITEALRGEGAKLRLPDGSQFMHNFHSLGELAPRDVVARAIDHEMKRLGSDCLYLDISHRTPEFIESHFPTVREKCLEFGIDITKEPIPVVPAAHYTCGGVVVNNKGQTDLLNLYAIGETSFTGLHGANRMASNSLLECIVYARSASESILATLNNIAPPQASPQWDESRVTNSDEDVVISHNWDELRRFMWDYVGIVRTHKRLERATHRIKLLQKEINDYYSNYKVSNDLIELRNLAVAAELIIRSAIQRRESRGLHYSLDYPELSPIAQDTILVPMNYAAQNIIVHAPTQ